AGACGTTCAATTGTACACTtgctcattactctctctctctctttctctctctttcatctttgaCAAACCGTAAAGGCTAGTATGTGAAATTCAATGTTATGTCCCATTCAAGGGTTTAACTAAAAGCTCttagaatgctctctctctctcttgactctctctctctctctctctagtctctctctctcatctttgacAAACCATAAAGCTAGTATGATCAAACCATTCAAAAGTGttaactaaatctctctctctctctctccatctctctctgttctctctctctctctctctctggctcttcaTTGTTTCCGTAATTAAACTCGAAACTACCTTTCCCTAATTAAGCTAATATAATTCATTTGAGTAAAAACCGTTGATTTCGTGACAAATATGAAAGATGACACCAAAATTGCCCACCATCGTCCTGTCATCTCTCCCCACAAATCAGAGGACTGCGAAATTATCCCGGATGGAATAAGTTACAGGATGatatagagcagtggttctcaacctggggggtgggggggggcgatCCCCCTTAGGGGGGCTCCAACAATTTCGTTTGTTGTGGGGTCGAGACCtaggggaaaattaaaaattctttcattatattcggtattctcttaacaagagtcgctaagaagcagtgtcaagtatctcagtaattcattcccagaagaataaaaataccccttctctttctcttctctttttattttccttcaagtcTGGGAGGGAGTTTTACTCACTGacgcaaggggggcgtggagggaaggaccacctccaactcttagagggggcgtggtaataaaaaggttgagaatcaCTGATAAGGAGTGAGGTGGGTTCGAACCCCTTTATTTTCCGTGGAATCCTGTTTAACTTCCTCCCTCCTTTACGTATATTTATAATGCTATCTATAAATTCTCTTAGGGAGTACCGCCGACAGTCTTCCTTGCGCGGCGAACTGTGGACGATACCAAAAGTTATTTGCAACTTTCTGTAGGGTCTCATctacctcttatttttcattttgtttctgcgGTCTTATCGTCCCTAGCTGTTCAGCTTCTCAAACCTTAACGTGTTCCAGTTTCCACGTCTCACGTGAGACCTGAATCCTTCAGGGAAGCCGTTAAACAGTAAAACGcattttatattaatgataattctttttttgtGTATAATAGCAATGGTCTAATGGTGATATAATCCACATTTAAAATTAACCGTCTTCCAGTCAGGGTTTGCATTTCTCACTACGCCATTGGCCTTTTATATAAACAATCCGAATGAATTAACCTTGGTCCAAGTCTCCGCACGGTACGCAACGTCTTTGGGACAAGAACTTGCCTTCCTGACCCTTTCTTATGTAGATGCCATTTTTGATGCTGTAGGTAAAGTAGTAATGATATAGTCGtatgatactatttttttttttttattttattttattttatttatttatttacttatttatttatttttgtttgcactCGCTGAAGATGCCCTTTCACtcttagtgtttattttagaGGCTCTGTGCACTCTACAGCAACCTTCTGTGCCCCGCTGAAATTGTGGATCAAAGGGAATTTCTAGTTTCGCGTCGTGGTAAAAATGTTAGTTGAATTGTCGTCAAAGCTCAAgtgacacgctctctctctctctctctctctctctctctctctctctctctctctgaacaaccAATCAACCGTCGTTCCCTCTCCTGGAGGAATTTCTCAATTTCCAGACGTCCAAAGATGGGTTGTGGTTGTGCATCGTACCGCTTGAAATATCACTAATTTCACTGGGATATATGAGAAATAACACTCCGTCATTCCTGTTTTTGAAAATCGTAATACCAACGGAAGGAGGCTGGAATATCAGCTTCCAAAAGACTTAACCTGTGAAAGTCACTTTAATGATTCAGCGTAACAAGCCAGACGAGTAtggcagtgtctctctctctctctctctctctctctcacaatgtcTCACAATGCTCTATGTGATTGTGATTCCTCATATGTACTATTTAATTAAGTTGAACTTcagatttctgtgtgtgtgtgtggttcctcATATGTACTATTTAATAATTAGAATTGAACTTCAGACTTTTTTCCTTGcgaatgtaaaacaaaaacaaaaacagtgacGGTTTCCTCATATGTAGTTTCGTAATTAAAGTTGaacttcagatctctctctctctctctctctctctctctcctcctctctctctctctctctctctctctctctctctcctcccaaggCATTACTCTTATCATATTTACTATCTCACACGAAAAACACTCTTCAGCCTCGCTCCTTGTCCCAACCGGATTCTCCAGAAGCGTTAGCCAGTTCTCCGAATTACCATAGACAAGTAAGGAAACAGCAAAAACAAGATGGTTAAAAGCATCTGCTGACACAACTCCTgatgcccccccccaaaaaaaaaaaataataataaaaaaaaggactttgTGAATTAGGAGATAATTCCCTTTTGCGTGCCAGCGCCCTTTTGATTTTAAGGTCGAGGCCTGAGGCAGTTTACTCCAGTAGGCATTACGTTAAGCAGGCTTTGGGCCTAATGGGAGAAATATCAGGTCATTAgacaaaaggggaaaataatgGCTCGAGGGGCCTAATGGAAATTTGACTCGGAGCAACAGAATGATCGTTAgttttggggtgggggcggggggcgatAATGCTGGAGCCGGAAGGCTTCCGTGGTTATTTAATCAAGTGGTTTGTGAATGGAACCTTAAACTTCTGTTTGGACTTGGATGTTTACAGAGCCAGATCTAGGAACGCTCGAGAATGGTAACCTGCTTAGAAAAGGAGGTTTGGGAGGGGGGTTCTTGTGATGTTCTCGGGGTCAGGAGGGGGAGGACAAGGGCGTGTCCAAAGCCTAGTTGAAGGATGGAGGATTGAGTTATGGAAATAATAATTGACATTAGTGGGAAGGGGTCAGTGACAGTGGGTCACAGGAGGCTACAGTACAGTAGAGCCACCGGCATGAATGAGTGCGTGACGTTCCTAATTGCCTTTACTGTGCATTgctatataaaaactaaaaactatttaCTGCAGATTGCTATCACATTAAAGGATTATGCATTTTACAATGAACAAGTCATTTCAGTTGCACTGGAGAGAAAGGTAAGTAAGGTATTACATTCAGTAACTCGAattgttaatgtaattatttttgttaatggagTTTTGCTGCTAGATTGACTATGCCTGGCGTTCCACAGGTAGGGTTCAGGTAACATGATGTCGCTGATTAGACGATCCTGTACTTTGATCCCACACCATGATGATCTGTGCTTAGGCAATAATTCTCTATTGATTCTACACGTTTGACAATATTGTGACTTTACAGTTACCAGACCCAAGAGGTGTCTTCTCATCCAATAATGACTGAGAACTAGATATTTTTCACACGGCTTCCAATATTTACTTTCGTGATGGTATGACTGCTAGATGCTTCACATTATTTGTTCTATATCCTGGTTAGATGCCTGCAGCCTCCGAAATTCTTTATCTTCTAAACAAAATGAGTTGAAGTGTGGTTATTCCCTTATCTCAGTGATAGTGATTATGGTTCAAGATCATCTTCAGAAGATATCCTGCCTGGGGCAACCTTCTATTAGTGTGTGCTACTCGTTTTGCAGAATATCAGCATCATCACCCTGGATAGGTGCCACGATTTCACAGTGCCCGGTGCCAGAGCTCTTGAGTATTGCCAATTGACTCCACCTTTGGGGATCTGGACCTCGGACCAGTAAATCAGTAGGCCAACGGTTAATCTAGTCAGCTACACAGGGCATAAAAAAAGAGGTGCCAGAGATTTCCAGGTGATACGTCTTATGCTATGTATCCAGAGATGTCTTTGATATTCAtgcctgtatttatatgtgtatgtatatatatatatatatatatatatatatatatatatatatatatatatatatatatatatatatatatatatacatacatacctataaaatatttactataataagcgaattttttttaataaaggttgTCCATGTAACACGAAAGAGTGTACACCTTACAGCATGATATTAGGGAAAGTGCTGTTTCCCCTCGAAGGACAGGTAATAATCTGTCTGTTGAGGGACACATTAGTTTCCACAATGTAACGCTGTAAAATCTACACTCCTTtattacacacacaagcacacacacatatatatatatatatatattatgtgtgtgcattattttttgtaaatttattttcagctGGCTTTATATATCGGTACCTTACTCCTTATCTCTCCGCTGTTATCATCTATTTTCACTCATGGggattagattattattattattattattattattattattattattattattattattattattattcagaagatgaaccctattcatatggaacaagcccaccaaaggggccattatcttgaaattcaagcttccaaagaatattaaggtgttcattaggaagaagtaagaggaagtaaaggaaagcacaggaagaagagatacaacttattaaaaaaaataaattaatagattaacaAATAGATGCCCTGGATGGAAGTTTGTTTCCCACATAACAATGAGCAAATATTGATAGTAGCTTAAGAGGGTCAAATGTTCCTGTAGTAATAAAATCacactgaaaatacttttttctttattttatttgttattgagaTATGTGGTTACCTTCACCATTTTTTGAGTGTCTTTGAAGACTTCTGATATCGGGTATAAGTAAAGTAGTATAGGGAAGCATTCAGTAACGTCATTTGATATATCACAGTAAAAGGTAATTGTTGATAAGCACATCATGATATGAAATTGAGATCGATGACATCTTAAGGTATATAATATCTTTTGATATTCTAATCACTCAGTTCACAAGCCCTTACAGGTATTACCGTTTGGCTTTTAATTTTTAACCGAAtagaagttttgtttttattgacatATGACATAAAAAATGGTAGCGTGTAATAAAAAAACCCATGCCCATATGCGCTATCTACATTATATgtagccctatgagagctgatagtcaggtaggtggtctggttaaactatttgaataatgatgataataataatagcgttgcAAGTTAGAAGTCATAGAAGCTTTAAGGGAGGCTGCCTAAACTGTTCTATTAAGCCATTTTATAtgggtatataaaaaaataacatgaatgaaaTGGTTCTCTTCAGCTGCTTATACAATCGTAGCTTTCCTcaaggcttatttttttttttttttttggactacCACATGTTCATTCCTTCTCTGTTCTCTACTTATCATTCTGAAATTCCTACCTAAtgctcagatctctctctctctctctctctctctctctctctctctctctctagaaaataaCATGAATGAAATGGTTCTTTCAGCTGCTTATACAATCGTAGCTTTCTcaaggcttattttttttttcctggactaCCACATGTTCATCCTTTCTCTGTCCTCTCCTTACCATTCTGAATTTCCTACTTAAtgctcagattctctctctctctctctctctctctctctctctctctctctctctctctctctctaaatggttCTCTTCAGCTGCTTACACAATCGTAGCTTTCCTCaaagcttattttttttcctgactaCCACATGTTCATTCCTTCTGTTCTCTCCTTACCATTCTGAAATTCTACCTaatgcctgctctctctctctctctctctctctctctctctctctctctcacatgttcaCATCCTGCTTTCCCTAATATATACCCATTTTATCACGGCCATTACCTGCCTCTAATTTCTCTAATATGAATAGCATCCACCCAAACGTTCTTCATATCAGGTAGTTCTATGGAGGACACATATTCACGCAGCGATAGCTTAGTTTCTTCATCAGCCTTCGTTCTCATGCTGCCTTTGAAGAGGGTTATGTGAGGAGCATAAGGCCTCTTGTCAGTGCAGGGTATGCCGTGCTTCTCAAAGGTATCTACTACCTTTGATCTGAGGTCGAGGAGATCCTGACTTCTCTCGATTTCGACGTACAGAAATTTGCCGCCGAAGTGCCCGAGGCCGAGGAATTTCGCTTGGAAGCTTGGTCTCTgcaaattgataataataataataattagacttCAAAGCACTGATTCTTTTATCAAGGCAGTAGTATACCGTTGAATGTCATGcaaaatttatatagttttcttgGTGAATTCACGGATCTTTTATTAAGGACATATTATACCAGAGAATGTCatgcataatttatattttttcttggcgATTTCATGGagcagttttcttgttttttaagcAGTTATCACTTATTTCCTACACACTGTAAGCTGGCAGTAACTTTCTTTTGAGATTTGAGCAGCTGAGGAGATATTTTTAGCACTTATTTCGTCTTCTACggaaagtatataatataatgttcacGTAAATTAACAGCAAATAGTTCTACTACTAATGAATAATCAAgcgctttaattttttttttttagaacattctGCTTAAGAATCGGTTTTTGTTGAAAAAAGATCATATTTACTTCTGTGGATACAAACAGGATAATTCCTTTCTAGAGGCAGATATCTGAAATTATGCTCGATTAAATAATCCATATTTAGACTGGGAGCCTTCGTAGTTGTATCATAGAATTAGTTTCTTTTCTGTGTAAAGTATCATGGGCAGATGACGTGCATTGAACTTGAGTCGACACTGCATATTAATCAGTAATTGTGGTGTGTTATTTAAGTGTGGAAACGTTTCTATTATCAGTCGGAAGGATAATTAAGATATATTGTAATCCCATTACAAAGTTagaataagtacagaaaactagGACAGGAATTAATTGCTTTGTGGGTCAACTACAATCCTTCTTTaacttttctctcctctctccttagCCAttgatatatcattatttttcttctacaaCAATTAGTTACTTTCAAATGACGGTTTCATCACCCATCAGTGCTTAGCATTTTTATCCTTCAGAAAGAGATTCGTGACATATTGCATTCgaccttattttatcattctttcggAACCATAATTAATCGTCAGGAAATACAAACATCAAGTTCAGACAGCTCTTATTAAAGCATGACGTAAGAAAGCAATGTGAAGATGAATTCCTTGTTGCTCTGTGTGTATGAGACAATTTTATGGAAATAAGATTGCTAGTGTAGATATATCGTAAACGGCTAGAGCGTACATTGTTACCTGGTAAGTAACCTGAGAAAGCTGTCAAATTTGATGCattggaaaaataatattaagtaagAATTCACTACTAAGAGATGTATTACTATTGCATctaaaaatgtttgcaatttcatacATTCATGATCCGAAATCTAGATTTTTAGACCACTTAATATACTGGTCTTGATGACAGTGCACTTACATTTTCCATAACTTCCAGTAAGAGTTCACTCTTCAGACAGTCCAGTTGTTCCTCCGAATACTCTCTCATGCCTGGAAAGAGATAGAAAGGGGATTTAATTATCAGTCGGTAAGTCCCAGTGCGTGTGTGGACGCAGGCATTCGACTCTTTTCTGAATATATCTGTTTAGGTGCATTTAGCCTTGTTTATGAAGGCATGGAAGCTTTTTTTTGTTGCAaacattatccttttttttatgaaattctcctCTAAGAAAATTCCTACACCACTCAGTACGTACATCAGACACGTGTTTTgatgtcatatgtatatatatacagtatatatatatatatatatatatatatatatatatatatatatatatatatatatatatatatatatatatatatatatatatatatatacatgtgtaattatattgtatatatatacatatg
This genomic interval from Macrobrachium rosenbergii isolate ZJJX-2024 chromosome 56, ASM4041242v1, whole genome shotgun sequence contains the following:
- the LOC136836269 gene encoding uncharacterized protein, which encodes MAESFVKKFDAAQSLVDGSSSTRARPSHYVYIELDDEVTSQLRVLQEALSDEAIKYDLEEIDILHAHITLGVFDLRPCMREYSEEQLDCLKSELLLEVMENRPSFQAKFLGLGHFGGKFLYVEIERSQDLLDLRSKVVDTFEKHGIPCTDKRPYAPHITLFKGSMRTKADEETKLSLREYVSSIELPDMKNVWVDAIHIREIRGR